The DNA segment CCACCTATAACCCTAGCCAAacatcttgggtaggcctagcccacctttgtcagttggcctatgcagcttactgtaatgtaatctgggacgtttaccattccaaatgaaggacttcactatgctatcagattgcttgaaataagagaggggaacgTCTACAAGGAGAGATTGaaacaggtagttgaattttggaatacaattcattttaattaaccttcccaatcataaatGTAATGAAACCCACCTGCCCAAATTGCTCAAACTTTCTCAAAATTAACTCTTAATcaaacaaatttgctgggaataaaatgcccaaatacttaatgccatgtttgggccactggaaggtgcccagctGGAAAGACATTAATGGGTAGTATGCTGTCAGGGCCAAAGCAATTAAATCTCTATCCTGTAATCTGGCTCTCCTGTCAGAGCCAAACCTATTAAATCTGTATCATGAGAAcgtagaaaaggaattaataattctgtggatgcAAGGAGTAGGATTCATACAATTTAAcatcattaatatttattttaatgttttcaggGCGTTGGGTGTGACATTGTGGGAACTGTTTGAGGGTGCGAAGCAGCCATATCCTCACCTGTCAGATAGAGAAGTGCTCAACCATGTGCTCAAAGATCAACAAGTCAGACTTCTCAATCCACAGCTGGACTTACCCTATTCTGAAAGATGGTATGTCTTTCACAAATACTTCCATTTTCATAGATCAAGCTCTCTTTTGAAACTTGCAGTTTAACTATGTGCTTTGGTCTACAGGTATGAAGTTCTGCAATTTTGCTGGCTGCCTGCAGATAAAAGGGCCACTGCTGAAGAAGTCCACCGCTTGCTCACTTATCTCCGAATGCAGGGCCAGAAAGATGTGAAGGATGACTTTGAGCAGCGCTGGAGCTCTCTCAAACCAAATCCAACTACTCGCCAAGCCACCGTCAGTCACTCCTCCTTCCCTATCCTTGAGCAGTTTGATGATGGACGAGAACCAGACGAGGTGCTCACGGTCACCGAAACGAGTCACGGGCTAAGTTTTGAATATGTGTGGGAGGCAGCCAAGCATGATCACTATGAAAGCCACAATCGCTCTGCCATAGACACTACTCTAAATTACCACAGTATGTTCTTTCCAGTGCCAAGGCAAGATATTCATGCTCACTTCCCTGACACTGAGAGTCAGCGAGAAACTGGCAAAGTCCCGGGAACCTTGCCTGTGTTGGATACACATAAAGCCTCGTCTGGAAATGAGTATTTTATTAAGTTGGAAGAGCTGGATGAGAGTGACTTTGGGATAGGGGAAAGTCAAGGTGCTGAGGGCACCAGTGCATCAGAGCAGCAGCAGTATGTAGTCTTGCAGGATGTACGATTGGATGAGTCCAGCACAGATGCCGATTTCTTCCATCAGAGCATTGACTCCAAAGACTCATACCTTCAGGACAGCCACATATGGTCATCAAGTGAACATGAGAGCCCTTACCAtacaaacattttcagtgaagGTGATGAAAAATTTGAAGATTCTCATGCATTCAGGAGAGGTTTAATGGAGCTTCCAGAGATGCATTTTCCAAAGAAGGATTGTGATGAGGAAACCAATAGTATAGAGGCTAATTACTTTCAGAAGTCTTTTTTAGGGGTTGAACCAGAAGCAATTCATCTGGCGATCTCTGATCCGGAGAGTGCAGATGTGATGAAGCTTCTTAACAATGAGAAACTGACTGAAAACTTTTTGTTTCTTAAAGACAACAGCCTGATGAAGGATAAACCTGTTTTTTCTCAGCCTGACTCAAGAAATTTCCAGGAGACAATAAGCTCCATCACTGAGACCAATGTCTCAGATAGTGTAAACCTTACAGCTGATAATTCTATGCAGCTTAAGGATGAATTCTTGGATTTATTGAGCCCTATTTTAGAAGATTTTCTGTCACCTTTGAAAGGAAATGAAACAATGTTGCCTTTAGATATGTTAATAACAGGAAAAACCTGTAGCAACCAGCTGCCAAGCACAAATGGCTCTTTGAATTCCCCAAAAGTTGGGAATTGCTCTTCTTCCAAATCTACCTCTGAGAGTGTTGAGGTCATTGGTGACAGTCCATCTGATAGTCAGCAATCCCTTGAAAGTGCCAATACAGATACTTTGTGCATAGATGCCAAACCCCCTAGCCTTAAAGAATGTTTTGTATACTCAAAGGAGAATGAGCAGAGTCTAGGAATCAGTGACTTAGCTGAGCTTAGCTTTACTACTTCACCTGTTGGTGAGTGTACAAAAGGTGGCCTCACTGAAGGACTAACAAGTAATGACTCAACGAGTGATGTCATAATGGAGCTGGACAAGAAGATGACCAAGGATATTTCACCATCAGAAGCCAATGTTCAAGATAAAACTTTAGTGGACAACCATGTAACTCAGGTCATGTCCTCTCTGGTGGTCTCAGACTGTTGTCTTGACCAAATCAGTCAAGACAGCATGTTGGATGACAGCACATCATCCACTCTTCCAACTACTGAGAATTCAGCTGAAACACCCGACTCATTAGATTCTCTGGACATGCAGAGGGACGTGGTACATGGAGAGTCCTTGGAAACCCCTTTCAATAAGCTTCAACCACCCTACAAAGCCGCTGACAGTGGGTATGAAACAGAAAATCTAGAGTCACCCGAGTGGAACTCGCAAACAAGCATGAGGGATTCCTCGGAAGAGAATGGGATAGATCTTGCCGTGGAGTCTATTTCTACTCTGGTTCCTCCGGAAATAATTGTGTCTGAGGTGCAGAGTGTACCTGATATTCAGGTAAATGGTGATGTGATTGATCACCAGCAAGAACCTGGTGAAGTTCCCTTGAGTGGAAACTACAGAGATTCAGCTTACTTCTCAGACAATGATGAGCTAGATAAGAAGAGTGATGATGTAAATGGAAATGTTTTGACAGATTCTTCATTTTGGCTCCAAAGTAATCGTGTTGTTGATGGAAGTGACGAAACTGAATCAGTTGTTATTATTGAGGAGCATTTAGTGTCTGAGGCTGATACTTCTGGAGAATCCGCAGGTCCTACTCCAGAATCAAATGATGTTGATGTGCAGAGTAGAACAACTCCTCTTCCAGAATTGGTTCTTACCACTGAGGAGGATTGGAGCCAGGATAAACCAGTGTCTGTGGATGAATCTGTGTTTTCTGATCTTTTGTCAGACCAAAGTCATTCTATTGCAGCCGCAAAACATTCTGCAATATCCTCTACCTTAACGCAGTCCTCAAGTGACATCATGGTCCATGCTAAGCTAACAAGAACATATGCTGGGGAGGGAACAAAGAAGAAGGAGCCAGAAATGGAGGGGAGATATCTAGGCAAGCTCAATGGACCCTCACTGGAATATGCATCAGAGGATGGGATTGAGGCTGATGAAGATGAGAACAGTGATGAATCAGATGAGGACATACGTGCCTACCGATTGCACAGCTCTAGCTCTGAGTGTAGTGAGGATGATGTTGTGCATCCCATACCTGTTATCATCTCAGACAACAGTAATTCCCTCAACCTCAAAAGCCTACTAAAGCCCAAGTCCCTTCAGACTGCTAAACCAACATCAAAAGAGGGAAGTACTAGATGTGGGGTGTCCTTTTTTGATGATGTCACTGTCTACCTTTTTGACCAGGTCTGATGTTTTCCTTGCATCCATACTAACAAATCGATTTGCATAAACTTAAGTGTTTTCTTTTGAGAAGCTGTCTTTAAATGCCTAGTTTTATCCAAACAGGAAACCCCAACAAAGGAACTTGGGGAGAATACCCATGTCCCCAGTAGCCCAATGTCTGATTTCTGcagtccagtggcctcctccagCTACCTTAATAGATTTACCAACTCTGAAAGCTCCACAGACGAAGAAGGTATGGATTGAATAACTTccacattaaatattaaaatccCTGAAACATACTCCAAACAAGTACGTGACCTTATAGCTATGCAAGCTTGATTTTCACGTATCATTTGTTCTGAAATTTGTCAGAACGCAATGCAAGTGTGCTTTGCATTTTCAGCATTGGTGCAATAGCCGTTATTCAGCATTGGTTCAATAGCGGGCAGTAGTGTAATCTATGCTTCTTTTCAAGGCTGGagtatactttttttttccccACGTGCCATTCCATCTCACACACGGTCCAGTGCTCAGTCTTTCAGAGTATACTCTTGACTGCGAGTCCATACGGACTTGTTTGACAGTaatgtgctgatgatgaaatttgtagATACttggaaaaccaaagtatactttggcctttagtgtCCTTTTCTATggtcagtttttttcttttaagtcaACTATGGTATAGCAACAGTTATATGAATTATGTAGTATGaatttataaacatatttatgaCTCTTTGTCTTCAAGCCATTAGAGTAGAATAGTGATACAAATGGAACACACATTTGAGGGTAACTATCAGCATCTTTAGTACTGCTGTTTGTTGATGCCACAGTTATGCAAGGGTGCACATTGTACAATGGGTTGGTGAGCCAAGCATTCACATCTTCATTTGCATACTTGGACAGAGTTTGTTTCTTGACTAAGGGAAACACTGCAGTCTTTACTACATTTTAATCTCCCCTTAAGTCCCCTTAATTTTTCGATTTTGTCTGACAGGTGGTGCATTTGAGTGGGATGATGACTTCCCATCTCCAGAGCCCAGTTTCCTTTCAAAGGTAACCAGTGATCATTCTGCAAGTAGAACAGGTGGGACCTCGGCAGCTTCAAAGTATTTCTCCCCACCCCCTGCCAGCCGCACCCTGGAGCAGAGTTGGAACAGCCCATCTACCTACACCCGCTTCTCCATCTCCCCAGCCAGCATTGCTAGCTTCTCCCTCACCCACCTTACAGACTCAGACACTGAACAAGGGGGTAAGTCCAACACATTCATCCAGACTAGGGTCATTTGATAAAAGTTTTATCCGAACTAAATAAGGCGGTGTAACACTAGCAGTCTCAAAGCAACTAGTTTTGGCTGAGGATGTTACAAATGCAGACTGCTTTGCTGAGATCTCGCTTTCTTCAGAGGTATGACACTTGCGAAACCATATTGTGGTATGGTGACAAACATACTCTTATTCCCTTTCAAGTGGAGCTTgccaaaataacaacaggagtaccatGTGAGCATAAAAAAATAGTAAAAGAGTGATTTATGAAGCAATTCATGGAGAAGCCttaccttgtgaaagtgtgtgactgtgtatttAGCCCCACAAGGATTTCCGTATAGAACACgcatgtccatatgcagctttcagtgagtagaaattatgttcaataaaaacagactcTTGTGCATCCACTTTCTGAATTCAGTAAAAGAAGCAGCTCACTGGTCGCTTGAGGAGAACACAAGAGCCCGCCCTGACGACAGAGCAattttttctgtcatgttggatCCGTTTTTCCCTTTGCTGGAACCATTAGTCCCGACGGTCAAGTGATTAACGACCTCCCGCTGGCGGTCGCTAATGGGAACTTCTCACTCCGCCTTGACTCGCACCTGAAAATCACTTGATAAATCGGCTAGTGTGACGTCGGCTTAATGTGTCAGATGGACGTCACTTTTCACTGGTTTACATTAGGTTGCACTTTAAGCTTATGTTGGTCCCTTGGTTGAAAAATTgcttattacagaatttatatACGATAGGGGAACatgattaattataataattttttaatgttacattttaaaattaagtaaaataatatttgtgtttctcttttctttttaggaAGTGGTGAAGATGGAGAGAAAGATTAATCACTGAAGATAAGTATACATGTTGGTGAAATGTGAAGGACACTTTGAAGGCTTTGATTGCTTCTCAGGCATCATTGGTATTTATTTGAGGAAATGAAGGTGACTCTACAGTCTAAGCTGTACCTCTCTCTTGTGGCTGCTTCCTGTTTTCTGCAGATGATCCAGCTCGGTGATCTGAAATTCTAACTGTAATTTACAACATTTTTCATCAGTGCAATTTGGAGGAACCTTGCTTCACATTTGCTTTAGAAAGTTTCACGTGCTTCTCACTTACAAGTGTCCTGCCtcagttttttgttgtttgtgtatGTTCTCTTGCTCATATACATTTCTCTTCGTCAACATTTGACTTCTAAACGATGATGCTGAAAATCATGGTTCGACAGGAGGACTCTCGTAAACACTAATGAGCCAATAGGCTCATGCTCATATTGTGCAATTTAAATCAGACGATACTTGCCTTTTACGTTAACACacactggattttattttttttacgtaaAATCAAGTGTGACAAGCTAATTTATATGTGTAATGGATAAGATATCCAATAGAAGCAACATTCATGTCAGTATGCCTCTGCACATATATTTTTGTACAGTGTTTGGACAGATGATACATTCATGAAAGTGCACCACTTTTTCACCCAGGCTCATATAGTTCCAATGAGATATGTTGTTTTGTATACAGTGATGTAGAAGTTAGAATTTGGGCTGTTGAAGAGTTTTGGAGATGAAATGCTAAAAAGTCTTAAAGATGTGAGCCGTTTCTTATCATTGCAGTCAAGCTCAGCGCATCGAAGCATGAGCAAGTTTTTTCTAGTTGTACAGTGAATGGGTCAACACAGTGCCAGTAACAGCTCTACTCTTTCCATATGAGGAAGTCCAGTGTGTTCAGCCACCCATGTTCCCATTAGCAAAGCCCCTCATTCTCTGAACTTCAGTTTAGGTTTGTGTTGGCAAGTTTTATGATTCAAAACAAGGGGGAATCTCACCAAAACTGGTCATTTTGTACCctacttttttctctctcatttttttaagatttttggcATTGTGACATTTCACACATTTTACCCCCTAATTCCCATTACtgtgaaaacaatatatatatatattttttattttggatgtaaatatgacctggacatttcttGGTGAGATTCACCCAGAACTTCTGTCATTGTGGCAGAAGATAATGCTTTATTTTTTAGCAAGTAATCATGAAGATTGGTGGTTATGTAGAGAGACTGAAAAGTAAATGTTGGCAGAACTTCCAGAATCTAAAGTTTATGGCTGCTTGTAGCCTCAAGAAGATTCGAGAAGGTTTGGAACTATAAATAAAAGCTTTGCCCATGTTAACTCTAAAGAGCAGCTTGTAAACACAAGTTTTTCCTCATCGCACAAGCTATTGTTTTGATTTGAATCATTTATATTTGCCAATCTAGCAGCTCAGAATGCTTTTTGTTGTGGGCTGTCAATGACAGATACACACTTATGTACATAGAAGAAATCAAAACTACAGAATCAGCAAGATGAACTTTTGATATAAGCAAATATTTTCTTGGTTCAGTCAGAAAGGAAGTTGATTTTGGTACAACATACTCTGTTGTTATGGCTGGAATAATCAGGTGCATAGTTTCTACGTCCCCTTGTAATTCAGTACAGTACCCTCTCTCTGTTTTAGCCCAATTGAATCATCTGTGTTACCAGCACTCAATTTCATTTCAACTTGAAATTTTATGAAAGGAAATTCTTTGGTTTTATTCAAAGGTATTCTTTGCTTAATCTTGCACATACTTAAAGTGTAACTTAATGTTTAACTGTGCTGATggatataaatgttaaattttgTCTGTAAATTAGGAACGATGTAAGTACAAGGTACGAGGTTTCATTTTGTAATTTAAAGCCAAAACGTGACGTAACACTGGTGAGAATTGATCGGGAAAAAGGCGATTAAAGCTAAAATAATAAATGGGGAAATGCAGGTCATCATGTCCTTATAACTTGT comes from the Xyrauchen texanus isolate HMW12.3.18 chromosome 12, RBS_HiC_50CHRs, whole genome shotgun sequence genome and includes:
- the LOC127652711 gene encoding serine/threonine-protein kinase LMTK2-like; the protein is MMEALRGGVDVCLLGFFTLAQAAPVSYTHSGESAGDIDVSLTVSLLLSLAVLVALAVLLLNCASCCKEQEINFKEFEDHFEDEVDFTPPAEDTPSMQSPVEVYTLTVPPVLLPGPPHLQLPRLTDVSSGPHVARHSLSYIQEIGNGWFGKVLLSEIYADPGVARAVVKELKANASSKEQNEFLQQGDPYRVLQHPNILQCLGQCVEAIPFLLVFEYCELGDLKCYVSQHDWLYRNGELLQLQKMACEIAAGVTHMHKHNFLHSDLALRNCYLTTDLTVKVGDYGIGPTNYKEDYITTEDDQCVALRWLAPELVGELHGGVITTEQTKLSNVWALGVTLWELFEGAKQPYPHLSDREVLNHVLKDQQVRLLNPQLDLPYSERWYEVLQFCWLPADKRATAEEVHRLLTYLRMQGQKDVKDDFEQRWSSLKPNPTTRQATVSHSSFPILEQFDDGREPDEVLTVTETSHGLSFEYVWEAAKHDHYESHNRSAIDTTLNYHSMFFPVPRQDIHAHFPDTESQRETGKVPGTLPVLDTHKASSGNEYFIKLEELDESDFGIGESQGAEGTSASEQQQYVVLQDVRLDESSTDADFFHQSIDSKDSYLQDSHIWSSSEHESPYHTNIFSEGDEKFEDSHAFRRGLMELPEMHFPKKDCDEETNSIEANYFQKSFLGVEPEAIHLAISDPESADVMKLLNNEKLTENFLFLKDNSLMKDKPVFSQPDSRNFQETISSITETNVSDSVNLTADNSMQLKDEFLDLLSPILEDFLSPLKGNETMLPLDMLITGKTCSNQLPSTNGSLNSPKVGNCSSSKSTSESVEVIGDSPSDSQQSLESANTDTLCIDAKPPSLKECFVYSKENEQSLGISDLAELSFTTSPVGECTKGGLTEGLTSNDSTSDVIMELDKKMTKDISPSEANVQDKTLVDNHVTQVMSSLVVSDCCLDQISQDSMLDDSTSSTLPTTENSAETPDSLDSLDMQRDVVHGESLETPFNKLQPPYKAADSGYETENLESPEWNSQTSMRDSSEENGIDLAVESISTLVPPEIIVSEVQSVPDIQVNGDVIDHQQEPGEVPLSGNYRDSAYFSDNDELDKKSDDVNGNVLTDSSFWLQSNRVVDGSDETESVVIIEEHLVSEADTSGESAGPTPESNDVDVQSRTTPLPELVLTTEEDWSQDKPVSVDESVFSDLLSDQSHSIAAAKHSAISSTLTQSSSDIMVHAKLTRTYAGEGTKKKEPEMEGRYLGKLNGPSLEYASEDGIEADEDENSDESDEDIRAYRLHSSSSECSEDDVVHPIPVIISDNSNSLNLKSLLKPKSLQTAKPTSKEGSTRCGVSFFDDVTVYLFDQETPTKELGENTHVPSSPMSDFCSPVASSSYLNRFTNSESSTDEEGGAFEWDDDFPSPEPSFLSKVTSDHSASRTGGTSAASKYFSPPPASRTLEQSWNSPSTYTRFSISPASIASFSLTHLTDSDTEQGGSGEDGEKD